In Epilithonimonas zeae, the DNA window GATGATGTAATCGCCTTCTGCCTTTTTAATTCCTTTGTTCATTGCATTGTAGACCCCAGAATCTTTCTCAGAAACCCAGTAATTTATCTGATCATTTTGTTCAATCAGTTCTTTGCTGCCATCAGTGCTTCCACCGTCAATTACAATAAACTCAAAATCTTTCCAGGTCTGAGCCCAGATAGATTCAAAAGTTTTAATCAGACCTTCTTTATTATTATAGTTGATTGTTAATACTGTTAATTTCATTTTCTCTTATCTTCTACTGCTTGTCTGTAAACCTCCAAACATTGTTCTGCTGCCACTTTCCAATCAAATTTTTTCACCTGCTCCAATCCTTTTTCGGAGAATAGTGTTCTTAAATTATCATCATCTAGTAACATTCTGATTTGGCTTCTTAAATCCTCTTCTGACGTACTATCAAAATATATACCTGCATCTCCAGCAACTTCAGGAAAAGATGCGTTATTGGACAGGATGATAGGACATCCACAAGCCATTGATTCGAGAACCGGTATTCCGAATCCTTCATATTGTGACGGAAAAACAAAAAATTTCGCATTTTTATAGAAATGTCCCAACTGATCTTCCTCAAAATTCTTTTGCTTAATTTGTTGACTCAGACCCTTATCTTCGATGTAATTGATTTCGTCATCTTTGAATTCACCACCTCCTGCGGCTAATAATACCAAATCTGGATTTTCTTTTAGAATTGGTTTAATAGCACTGACTAAAAATCTGAAATTTTTATAATCGGCTCTGGATCCGACGTATAAAACATAATTCTTTGGCAAATTAACTTTGCCGTACTCTTTAATTTTTATAGAACTGCCATGGTGAATGACATGAATTTTATTCGCATCAATATTAGGAAAGATTTTTAGTATGTCTTTTTTTGTATTATGAGAAACCGCAATGATGCGAGTAGCTTTGTAAATTAGTTTTTTTTTATTTTCTATAACCCTATAAGGATCATCAGAAAAATACTGTGGAAACAATTCGTGAATCATATCATAAACAGTTAGCACAAAAGGTTTTTCTCCTATTAAATCAAGAAAATAAGGATTGTAATAAGTGGGAATAAAAACATCATAATTATTATTCCGGCAAACTTGTTTTAAAGACTTTTCTGATTTTTTCTTTCTGAGCGTTTTTGTACTTATTTTAAAAAATGATAGAAGATTATAAAATGATACTAGAATTTTATTTTTAGAAAGAAGATTGCTTGTTTTGAGATAAAAATTATCGGTATAGTAAATTGGTAAAACAAC includes these proteins:
- a CDS encoding glycosyltransferase family 4 protein, whose product is MKILLDPQIFSQQTYGGISRYYTEIFSELEKKDDLEVVLPIYYTDNFYLKTSNLLSKNKILVSFYNLLSFFKISTKTLRKKKSEKSLKQVCRNNNYDVFIPTYYNPYFLDLIGEKPFVLTVYDMIHELFPQYFSDDPYRVIENKKKLIYKATRIIAVSHNTKKDILKIFPNIDANKIHVIHHGSSIKIKEYGKVNLPKNYVLYVGSRADYKNFRFLVSAIKPILKENPDLVLLAAGGGEFKDDEINYIEDKGLSQQIKQKNFEEDQLGHFYKNAKFFVFPSQYEGFGIPVLESMACGCPIILSNNASFPEVAGDAGIYFDSTSEEDLRSQIRMLLDDDNLRTLFSEKGLEQVKKFDWKVAAEQCLEVYRQAVEDKRK